One genomic region from Jiangella sp. DSM 45060 encodes:
- a CDS encoding transaminase, translating into MTSTLHTVDRVRLDRLLTEERASFAERNPRSRAAHGRGRHLLTGVPMTWMAKTAAGFPLYLDRARGARLWDVDGHELVDFCLGDTGAMAGHSPPATVAAVAARFGEQGGATTMMPTEDAAAVADELTRRFGLTQWSFALTATDANRWALRLARAVTGRPRVLVMSFSYHGSVDESFIVTGADGPRPRPGNVGAPFDVTRTSRVVEFNDVSALERELAAGDVAAVLMEPAMTNMGIVLPEPGYLAAVRELTRATGTLLINDETHTVSAGPGGCTRAWQLEPDILTIGKAIAGGVPIGAFGLSAAFAENLLARGDLDLVDTGGVGGTLAGNALSLAAARATLESSLTEEAYGRMIALAAHYTAGVQGLIDEFALPWVVTQLGARSEYRFMSPGPRNGTESYGSTDVELEDYLHLYLLNRGIMLTPFHNMALMCPATTEDDVELHLRVLAGAVRTLAGG; encoded by the coding sequence ATGACCAGCACCCTGCACACCGTCGACCGCGTCCGGCTGGACCGGCTGCTGACGGAGGAGCGCGCGAGCTTCGCCGAGCGCAATCCGCGGTCGCGAGCGGCACACGGCCGCGGCCGGCACCTGCTGACCGGGGTGCCGATGACCTGGATGGCCAAGACGGCGGCCGGGTTCCCGCTCTACCTCGACCGCGCCCGCGGCGCCCGCCTGTGGGACGTCGACGGCCACGAGCTGGTGGACTTCTGCCTGGGCGACACCGGCGCGATGGCCGGCCACTCGCCGCCGGCGACCGTCGCGGCGGTGGCCGCCCGGTTCGGCGAGCAGGGCGGCGCCACCACCATGATGCCGACCGAGGACGCCGCCGCCGTCGCCGACGAGCTGACCCGCCGGTTCGGCCTGACGCAGTGGAGCTTCGCGCTCACTGCGACCGACGCGAACCGCTGGGCGCTGCGGCTGGCCCGCGCCGTCACCGGGCGGCCGCGCGTGCTCGTCATGAGCTTCAGCTACCACGGCAGCGTCGACGAGTCGTTCATCGTCACCGGCGCCGACGGGCCGCGGCCGCGGCCGGGCAACGTCGGCGCCCCGTTCGACGTCACGCGCACCAGCCGGGTGGTCGAGTTCAACGACGTGTCCGCGCTGGAGCGCGAGCTGGCCGCCGGCGACGTCGCCGCCGTCCTGATGGAACCGGCGATGACCAACATGGGCATCGTGCTGCCGGAGCCGGGGTACCTCGCCGCCGTCCGGGAGCTGACCCGGGCGACCGGCACGTTGCTGATCAACGACGAGACGCACACCGTCTCGGCCGGGCCGGGCGGCTGCACACGGGCCTGGCAGCTGGAACCGGACATCCTCACCATCGGCAAGGCCATCGCCGGCGGTGTCCCGATCGGCGCGTTCGGGCTGTCCGCCGCGTTCGCGGAGAACCTGCTGGCCCGTGGCGACCTCGACCTCGTCGACACCGGAGGCGTCGGCGGGACGCTGGCCGGCAACGCGCTGTCGCTCGCGGCGGCGCGGGCGACGCTGGAATCGTCGCTGACCGAGGAGGCGTACGGGCGGATGATCGCGCTGGCCGCGCACTACACCGCGGGGGTGCAGGGGTTGATCGACGAGTTCGCGCTGCCGTGGGTGGTGACCCAGCTGGGCGCCCGCTCGGAGTACCGGTTCATGTCGCCGGGACCGCGCAACGGCACCGAGTCCTACGGGTCGACCGACGTCGAGCTCGAGGACTACCTGCACCTCTACCTGCTCAACCGGGGCATCATGCTGACGCCGTTCCACAACATGGCGTTGATGTGCCCGGCGACCACCGAGGACGACGTCGAGCTGCATCTGCGGGTGCTGGCCGGCGCGGTCCGGACTCTGGCCGGAGGCTGA
- a CDS encoding CoA-acylating methylmalonate-semialdehyde dehydrogenase yields the protein MTYEHWIDGGAVPGTGDRFGEVFDPALGVARRRVRLAAASDVDAAVRVARAAAGPWAQTSVTARSRIMFAFRELLVRHEDELAAVISSEHGKTLDDARGEVVRGREVVEFACGIPSLLKGAFSDQVSRGVDSHSFRQPLGVVAGITPFNFPVMVPLWMHPLAIACGNAFVLKPSERVPGASDLVARLYQRAGLPDGVFNVVHGDKVAVDALLDHPGVDAVSFVGSTPIARYVHAAASRAGKRVQALGGAKNHAVVLPDADLDFAADHIVAAGYGSAGQRCMAISAVVAVGSAADDLVPRLRERTLRIAVGPGTAPGVEMGPVVTAAARSRIADAVEQGAKDGAQVVVDGRDLVVAGHEEGFFIGPTLLDHVSSSMDVYRDEIFGPVLTVLRVPTLDAAIDLINANPYGNGTAVFTSSGGVAREFQRRVEVGMIGVNVPVPVPMAFHSFGGWKQSLFGDHHIHGPEGVAFYTRAKVVTTRWPQLREAPAAPLAFPTVS from the coding sequence GTGACGTACGAGCACTGGATCGACGGTGGTGCCGTCCCCGGCACCGGTGACCGGTTCGGGGAGGTGTTCGATCCCGCCTTGGGTGTCGCTCGGCGGCGGGTGCGGCTGGCGGCCGCATCGGACGTCGACGCGGCGGTGCGGGTGGCCCGCGCGGCGGCCGGGCCCTGGGCGCAGACGTCGGTGACGGCGCGGTCCCGGATCATGTTCGCGTTCCGGGAGCTGCTGGTCCGGCACGAGGACGAGCTGGCCGCCGTCATCTCCTCCGAGCACGGCAAGACCCTCGACGACGCACGCGGGGAGGTGGTGCGCGGCCGGGAGGTGGTGGAGTTCGCCTGCGGGATCCCGAGCCTGCTCAAGGGCGCGTTCAGCGACCAGGTCTCCCGCGGCGTCGACTCGCACTCGTTCCGCCAGCCGCTCGGCGTCGTCGCCGGCATCACCCCGTTCAACTTCCCGGTGATGGTGCCGCTGTGGATGCATCCGCTCGCGATCGCGTGCGGCAACGCCTTCGTGCTCAAGCCGTCCGAGCGGGTGCCCGGCGCGTCCGACCTGGTCGCGCGGCTGTACCAGCGGGCGGGGCTGCCCGACGGCGTGTTCAACGTGGTGCACGGCGACAAGGTGGCCGTCGACGCGCTGCTGGACCACCCCGGTGTCGACGCGGTGTCGTTCGTGGGCTCGACGCCGATCGCCCGGTACGTCCACGCCGCCGCGTCGCGGGCCGGGAAGCGCGTGCAGGCGCTCGGCGGCGCGAAGAACCACGCCGTCGTGCTCCCCGACGCGGACCTCGACTTCGCCGCCGATCACATCGTGGCCGCCGGGTACGGGTCGGCCGGCCAGCGGTGCATGGCGATCTCGGCCGTCGTGGCCGTGGGTTCGGCCGCCGACGACCTCGTCCCGCGGCTCCGCGAACGGACCCTGCGCATCGCCGTCGGCCCCGGGACCGCTCCGGGCGTCGAGATGGGGCCGGTCGTCACGGCCGCCGCCCGCTCCCGCATCGCCGACGCCGTCGAGCAGGGAGCCAAGGACGGCGCCCAGGTCGTCGTCGACGGCCGTGACCTCGTCGTCGCCGGCCACGAGGAGGGCTTCTTCATCGGACCGACCCTCCTCGACCACGTCTCGTCCTCGATGGACGTCTATCGGGACGAGATCTTCGGCCCCGTTCTCACCGTCCTGCGGGTCCCGACGCTCGACGCGGCGATCGACCTGATCAACGCCAACCCGTACGGCAACGGGACCGCCGTCTTCACCTCGTCCGGCGGTGTCGCGCGCGAGTTCCAGCGCCGGGTGGAGGTCGGCATGATCGGCGTGAACGTGCCCGTCCCGGTCCCCATGGCGTTCCATTCCTTCGGCGGCTGGAAGCAGTCCCTCTTCGGCGACCATCACATCCACGGCCCCGAGGGGGTGGCGTTCTACACGCGCGCGAAGGTGGTGACCACACGCTGGCCGCAGCTCCGCGAGGCGCCGGCCGCGCCTCTCGCCTTCCCGACGGTCAGCTGA
- a CDS encoding VOC family protein: protein MTHVRRFDHIGITVADMKTVTEFFVRLGLEVEGTGSVEGEFVEAVCGIPDARCEITMLRVPNGGPRLELSSFVTPDHVPGSPAAMANELGLRNVSFEVGDLQAAVDAVGADGYGLVAGIGEYAGSVRMAYVRGPEGIVVSLFEQLS from the coding sequence ATGACACACGTACGGCGTTTCGACCACATCGGCATCACCGTCGCGGACATGAAGACGGTGACGGAGTTCTTCGTGCGGCTGGGGCTCGAGGTCGAGGGCACCGGATCCGTCGAGGGCGAGTTCGTGGAGGCCGTGTGCGGCATCCCCGACGCGCGCTGCGAGATCACGATGCTGCGGGTGCCCAACGGTGGACCGCGGCTGGAGCTGTCGAGCTTCGTCACGCCCGACCACGTGCCGGGATCACCGGCGGCGATGGCCAACGAGCTGGGGCTGCGCAACGTGTCGTTCGAGGTCGGGGACCTCCAGGCGGCCGTCGACGCGGTGGGGGCGGACGGGTATGGGCTCGTGGCCGGTATCGGCGAGTACGCGGGCAGCGTCCGCATGGCGTACGTCCGTGGACCCGAGGGGATCGTCGTGTCGCTGTTCGAGCAGCTCAGCTGA
- a CDS encoding LLM class flavin-dependent oxidoreductase: MRFGAHLPLIDFDGSGIASLAGYVDAAREAGFSAISANDHLVFQRPWLDGIVALSSVVDRSADLTLATTVALPVVRGPVALAKAAAALDALSGGRFVLGVGPGSSAADYDAAGVPFEERWPRFDDAVRVLRASLTHDPAPAAERFYVTPALEPRPARPVPIWIGSWGSAAGLRRVARLGDGWLASAYNTTPGQISAGRDLLHQALASAGRDTSPFPIALATMWTYLTDSAAESRTRLDALARMLGRDPAALADQVLIGPADVCAAKLARYADAGVDEVFIWPVADPIAQLRRFGTSVIPHLS, encoded by the coding sequence GTGAGGTTCGGTGCGCATCTGCCGCTGATCGACTTCGACGGTTCGGGGATCGCCTCGTTGGCCGGCTACGTGGATGCTGCGCGCGAGGCGGGGTTCAGCGCGATCAGCGCCAATGACCATCTGGTGTTCCAGAGACCGTGGCTGGACGGGATCGTCGCGCTGTCCAGCGTCGTGGATCGCAGCGCCGACCTGACCTTGGCGACGACCGTGGCTCTGCCGGTGGTGCGCGGGCCGGTGGCGCTGGCCAAGGCTGCCGCGGCGTTGGACGCCCTGTCCGGTGGTCGTTTCGTGCTCGGTGTCGGTCCGGGATCCTCGGCCGCCGACTACGACGCGGCCGGGGTGCCGTTCGAGGAGCGGTGGCCGCGGTTCGACGACGCGGTCCGGGTGCTGCGCGCCTCGCTCACCCACGATCCCGCACCGGCTGCGGAGCGCTTCTACGTCACACCCGCCCTGGAACCCCGGCCGGCCCGGCCGGTCCCGATCTGGATCGGCAGTTGGGGCTCGGCGGCCGGGCTTCGCCGGGTGGCCCGCCTGGGCGATGGCTGGCTTGCGTCGGCATACAACACGACACCCGGCCAGATCTCCGCCGGCCGCGACCTCCTGCACCAGGCCCTGGCATCGGCCGGGCGAGACACCAGCCCCTTCCCGATCGCCCTTGCGACCATGTGGACCTACCTGACCGATTCCGCGGCCGAGTCGCGGACGAGACTCGACGCCCTGGCTCGGATGCTCGGCCGGGACCCGGCCGCCCTCGCCGACCAGGTGCTCATCGGGCCCGCCGACGTGTGCGCCGCAAAGCTGGCTCGCTACGCCGACGCCGGCGTCGACGAGGTCTTCATCTGGCCGGTCGCCGACCCGATCGCCCAACTCCGCCGCTTCGGGACGTCGGTCATCCCGCACCTGAGCTGA
- a CDS encoding LLM class flavin-dependent oxidoreductase, whose amino-acid sequence MTDDEATGGERSFRFGVVAPFGGDLPAWRDQVRRIADSGFSTLLMPDVQRWQPAPGPTLAVAATLADLRVGAWVYASPLRTPQNLAWEAHSLSVLTEGRFEMGIGTGRPGIEDELRELGLPAVTPGQRLSQVRDTVTSLRELDGPDLHTPVVMAVRGPKAQALAADLADTVTFVTMPGDARAEIMRMAAEFRALRDLELACHVAVVGDAVSPFMTHPATDPAALRAADSLLVLPSDPAAATEEILRRREEGGFSYFVVGANAADALAPVVAELTGH is encoded by the coding sequence ATGACAGACGATGAGGCGACCGGCGGAGAAAGGAGCTTTCGATTCGGTGTTGTTGCCCCGTTCGGAGGTGATCTGCCGGCGTGGCGAGACCAGGTGCGCCGTATTGCCGACAGCGGCTTCTCGACACTCCTGATGCCCGACGTTCAGCGGTGGCAGCCAGCGCCCGGTCCCACGCTGGCTGTCGCGGCGACTCTCGCCGATCTGCGGGTCGGTGCGTGGGTGTATGCCTCTCCACTGCGCACGCCCCAGAACCTGGCCTGGGAGGCACACTCCCTGTCGGTGCTCACCGAAGGTCGCTTCGAGATGGGCATCGGCACCGGCAGGCCTGGAATCGAGGACGAACTGCGCGAGTTGGGCCTTCCGGCGGTGACACCGGGCCAGCGCTTGTCTCAGGTGCGCGACACTGTCACGTCGCTCAGAGAACTCGACGGCCCCGACCTCCATACACCGGTGGTGATGGCCGTGCGTGGCCCGAAGGCCCAAGCACTGGCGGCCGATCTGGCGGATACGGTCACGTTCGTCACGATGCCAGGCGACGCTCGGGCCGAGATCATGCGAATGGCCGCCGAGTTTCGCGCACTCCGAGACCTTGAACTGGCATGCCACGTGGCGGTGGTCGGCGACGCCGTCTCCCCGTTCATGACGCATCCAGCCACGGACCCTGCCGCGTTGCGCGCAGCGGACTCGCTGTTGGTGCTTCCGAGTGACCCGGCGGCAGCCACTGAAGAGATCCTGCGACGACGTGAGGAGGGCGGCTTCTCATACTTCGTCGTCGGCGCGAACGCCGCTGATGCGCTCGCTCCTGTCGTCGCCGAGCTGACCGGACATTGA
- a CDS encoding alpha/beta fold hydrolase, protein MTTINANEVALGVESFGDDDAPLVLLVGGTTMLSWPDALCEHLAAGGRRVVRYDLRDSGESTTADPAAPAYTLRDLSADAAALVDALGGGPAHLAGIGVGGMVAQVAALDHPGAFSALTLVGTRAVAPGKPDADLPDHDKATMNRLFARPMPDWTDREAVAEFAAAGAEDLGDDPDTARAIAARIWDRTPGTSPPTHLANQLGMVFASLDCEPRWRERLPEIEVPRLVVHGRRDLFFPVGNGEAIAREIPGARLLVLEDAATAIPDAATGEVAEAMLKLG, encoded by the coding sequence ATGACCACCATCAACGCCAATGAGGTCGCCCTGGGCGTCGAGTCCTTCGGTGATGACGACGCGCCACTCGTTCTGCTCGTGGGCGGGACGACGATGCTCTCCTGGCCCGACGCGCTGTGCGAGCACCTCGCCGCCGGTGGGCGGCGCGTGGTGCGCTACGACCTGCGCGACAGCGGCGAGTCGACGACGGCGGACCCGGCGGCCCCCGCCTACACCCTGCGCGACCTCTCCGCTGACGCGGCGGCCCTTGTCGACGCGCTCGGCGGCGGGCCCGCGCACCTGGCGGGCATCGGCGTCGGCGGAATGGTCGCCCAGGTCGCGGCGCTCGACCATCCCGGCGCGTTCTCGGCGCTGACCCTGGTCGGCACTCGCGCGGTCGCTCCGGGCAAGCCCGACGCTGATCTCCCCGACCACGACAAGGCGACGATGAATCGTCTGTTCGCGCGTCCGATGCCCGATTGGACCGACCGTGAGGCAGTGGCGGAGTTCGCGGCCGCCGGCGCGGAGGACCTCGGCGACGACCCCGACACCGCACGCGCGATCGCGGCGCGCATCTGGGACCGCACACCCGGGACCTCACCCCCGACCCACCTGGCCAACCAGCTCGGCATGGTCTTCGCCAGCCTCGACTGCGAACCCCGCTGGCGCGAGCGGCTACCCGAGATCGAGGTTCCCAGGCTCGTCGTCCACGGCCGCCGGGATCTGTTCTTCCCCGTTGGCAACGGGGAAGCGATCGCGCGCGAGATTCCCGGGGCGCGGCTGCTCGTCCTCGAGGACGCTGCCACGGCGATTCCCGATGCGGCGACCGGTGAGGTCGCGGAGGCAATGCTCAAGCTGGGATAG
- a CDS encoding metallopeptidase family protein produces MLELTEAEFERLVSEAIDEIPPELAQMMDNVVILIEDEAPDDVPDVLGLYEGTPLTERGEWYTGVLPDTIRLFRLPILRICDTPDDAVEEVLITVVHEVAHHFGIDDERLHELGWS; encoded by the coding sequence GTGCTGGAGCTGACCGAGGCGGAGTTCGAACGGCTGGTGTCCGAGGCGATCGACGAGATCCCGCCGGAGCTGGCCCAGATGATGGACAACGTGGTGATCCTCATTGAGGACGAGGCTCCCGACGACGTCCCCGACGTGCTGGGGCTGTACGAGGGCACCCCGCTGACCGAGCGCGGCGAGTGGTACACCGGCGTGCTGCCCGACACCATCAGGCTGTTCCGGCTGCCGATCCTGCGCATCTGCGACACCCCCGACGATGCCGTCGAAGAGGTGCTGATCACGGTCGTGCACGAGGTGGCGCATCATTTCGGTATCGACGACGAGCGGCTGCACGAGCTCGGCTGGTCGTGA
- a CDS encoding metallophosphoesterase codes for MDVVTETSPPGEPAQRRAWRDYTRPATWPSWLRRTFTLLSPAVLALAGAWVALVIAGTTQTYVGPLAIDVAFRPTLTGESVIHLDPVGAVVLDTHSGPVTLDISVRQVDLDGLNGYVADPYSLSTLDDEIAAGIQDVLVDAAIRAALTALIGGTLAAALVLRSVRRTALAAGVAAGAVLGSYGMVALTYDSDAVREPAYTGPLAAAPQLIGNAEDIANNFDAYADQLAGFVANVAAVYDTTLNLQTFQPNDDTIRVLHVSDLHLNPAAWDIIGAVADQYSVDAIVDSGDIVDQGTPLENSYVRPIADLGRPYVFAKGNHDSVATAAAVAAAPNAVVLNGEPVEVAGLRFIGAPDPRFTPDKSVRGVPDEVLREGSEEFADAAADVDPPPDVIVYHDPSNAELFDGIAPLVLSGHAHKRDTYVLDDGTRVMVQGSTGGAGLRGLRDEDPTPVALSVLYFNPETKELVAWDDLTLGGLGQTSAEIDRHQADEDNGAAQGPEDPSPAPDLEN; via the coding sequence GTGGACGTGGTGACGGAGACGAGCCCGCCGGGCGAACCGGCGCAGCGCCGGGCGTGGCGCGACTATACGCGCCCGGCGACCTGGCCGTCGTGGCTGCGCCGGACGTTCACGCTGCTCAGCCCGGCCGTGCTGGCGCTCGCCGGCGCCTGGGTGGCGCTGGTCATCGCCGGCACCACGCAGACCTACGTCGGGCCGCTGGCCATCGACGTCGCGTTCCGGCCGACGCTGACCGGCGAGTCCGTCATCCATCTCGACCCCGTGGGCGCCGTCGTCCTCGACACCCATTCGGGGCCGGTCACGCTGGACATCTCCGTGCGGCAGGTCGACCTCGACGGCCTCAACGGCTACGTCGCCGACCCGTACTCGCTGTCGACCCTCGACGACGAGATCGCCGCCGGCATCCAGGACGTCCTCGTCGACGCCGCGATCCGGGCCGCGCTCACCGCGCTCATCGGCGGCACGCTGGCGGCGGCGCTGGTGCTGCGGTCGGTGCGGCGGACGGCGCTGGCGGCCGGCGTGGCGGCCGGCGCGGTGCTCGGCAGCTACGGGATGGTCGCGCTGACGTACGACTCCGACGCCGTGCGCGAGCCCGCGTACACCGGCCCGTTGGCCGCCGCGCCGCAGCTGATCGGCAACGCCGAGGACATCGCGAACAACTTCGACGCCTACGCCGACCAGCTGGCTGGCTTCGTCGCCAACGTCGCCGCCGTCTACGACACCACGCTCAACCTGCAGACGTTCCAGCCCAACGACGACACCATCCGCGTCCTGCACGTGTCCGACCTGCACCTCAACCCGGCGGCGTGGGACATCATCGGCGCGGTGGCCGACCAGTACTCCGTCGATGCCATCGTCGACAGCGGCGACATCGTCGACCAAGGCACGCCGCTCGAGAACTCCTACGTGCGCCCCATCGCCGACCTCGGCCGGCCCTACGTCTTCGCCAAGGGCAACCACGACTCCGTGGCCACCGCGGCCGCCGTCGCCGCCGCACCCAACGCCGTCGTCCTGAACGGCGAGCCGGTCGAGGTGGCCGGGCTGCGCTTCATCGGCGCGCCGGACCCGCGGTTCACGCCGGACAAGTCCGTCCGCGGCGTTCCCGACGAGGTGCTGCGCGAGGGCAGCGAGGAGTTCGCCGACGCAGCCGCCGACGTCGACCCGCCACCCGACGTCATCGTCTACCACGACCCCAGCAACGCCGAGCTGTTCGACGGCATCGCCCCGCTGGTGCTGTCCGGCCACGCCCACAAACGCGACACCTACGTCCTCGACGACGGCACGCGGGTCATGGTCCAGGGCTCCACCGGCGGCGCCGGACTGCGCGGCCTACGTGACGAAGATCCCACTCCGGTCGCGCTGTCGGTGCTCTACTTCAATCCGGAGACGAAAGAGCTGGTCGCGTGGGACGACCTCACCCTCGGCGGCCTCGGCCAGACCAGCGCCGAGATCGACCGCCACCAGGCCGACGAGGACAACGGCGCAGCCCAGGGTCCGGAGGACCCGTCCCCAGCTCCCGATTTGGAGAACTGA
- a CDS encoding ABC transporter permease has protein sequence MSSTLLPVGPGLAVAMAVLVVAAVVVSAVARLGYDRGIVTAALRAVVQLAVVALVLAAVVEVEPLTAAFLLVMLATATLTAGRRMTRHRSWAWAVVPVAAGPLLVVTTLLAVGVLPTTPLAVIAVAGILIGGAMTAAGLAGRRALDELAARRGEVEAALSVGLLPRDAALEIARPQAATALIPALDQTRTVGLVVLPGAFVGMLIGGAAPIQAGAVQLFVLIGLLAVETAAVALTIELIARGLIVRP, from the coding sequence ATGTCGTCGACACTGCTGCCCGTCGGGCCGGGCCTGGCCGTGGCGATGGCGGTCCTGGTCGTGGCCGCCGTCGTGGTGAGCGCGGTCGCCCGGCTCGGGTACGACCGCGGCATCGTGACAGCGGCGCTGCGGGCGGTCGTCCAGCTGGCCGTCGTCGCTCTTGTGCTCGCCGCCGTCGTCGAGGTCGAGCCGCTGACGGCCGCGTTCCTGCTGGTGATGCTGGCGACGGCGACCCTGACCGCCGGGCGGCGGATGACCCGGCACCGGTCCTGGGCCTGGGCCGTCGTCCCGGTCGCCGCCGGCCCGCTGCTGGTCGTGACGACGCTGCTGGCGGTGGGCGTGCTGCCGACGACGCCGCTGGCCGTCATCGCCGTCGCCGGGATCCTGATCGGCGGCGCCATGACGGCGGCCGGGCTGGCCGGGCGGCGGGCCCTGGACGAGCTGGCCGCGCGCCGCGGCGAGGTGGAGGCGGCGCTCTCGGTCGGCCTGCTGCCGCGCGACGCCGCGCTCGAGATCGCCCGTCCGCAGGCGGCGACCGCGCTGATCCCGGCCCTCGACCAGACCCGCACCGTCGGCCTCGTCGTACTGCCAGGCGCGTTCGTCGGCATGCTCATCGGCGGCGCTGCTCCCATTCAGGCCGGCGCCGTGCAGCTGTTCGTGCTGATCGGCCTGCTGGCGGTCGAGACGGCTGCGGTCGCGCTGACGATCGAGCTCATCGCCCGCGGCCTGATCGTCCGGCCGTGA
- a CDS encoding cob(I)yrinic acid a,c-diamide adenosyltransferase: MVRLTKIYTRTGDDGTTGLGDFSRTRKTDSRLVAYADANEANAAIGVVVALERSGSGGGGLGPDVLAVLQRVQNDLFDVGADLCVPLKAEYEYPPLRVQPAWIDELEADCDRYNAEVPKLTSFILPGGSVTAAHLHVATTVVRRAERSAWAAVEQYGTGDIDGVNPLTAKYLNRLSDLLFILSRYANREAGDVLWQPGGGRAEAPDRR, from the coding sequence ATGGTGAGGCTGACGAAGATCTACACGCGCACCGGCGACGACGGCACCACTGGGCTGGGCGACTTCAGCCGCACGCGCAAGACCGACTCGCGCCTCGTCGCCTATGCCGACGCCAACGAGGCCAACGCGGCCATCGGTGTGGTGGTCGCGTTGGAGCGGTCCGGCAGCGGGGGCGGCGGCCTCGGCCCGGACGTGCTCGCCGTCCTGCAGCGGGTGCAGAACGACCTCTTCGACGTCGGCGCCGACCTGTGCGTGCCGCTGAAGGCCGAGTACGAGTACCCGCCGTTGCGGGTGCAGCCGGCCTGGATCGACGAGCTGGAGGCCGACTGCGACCGCTACAACGCCGAGGTCCCGAAGCTGACGTCGTTCATCCTGCCCGGTGGCAGCGTCACGGCCGCGCACCTGCACGTGGCGACGACGGTGGTGCGACGCGCCGAGCGGTCGGCGTGGGCGGCGGTCGAGCAGTACGGCACCGGCGACATCGACGGCGTCAACCCGCTCACCGCGAAGTACCTCAACCGGCTCTCGGACCTGCTGTTCATCCTGTCCCGCTATGCCAACCGCGAGGCGGGCGACGTGCTCTGGCAGCCGGGCGGTGGGCGCGCGGAAGCGCCGGATCGGCGTTAG
- a CDS encoding MBL fold metallo-hydrolase, with amino-acid sequence MRLTKFEHSCVLVDDGAARILIDPGGFSHGFETLTGLTAVLVTHQHPDHLDVERLPALLAANPGATLYTDGGSAAVLAESGIAATGVQPGERLQVGTSVDVFGGQHAVIHPDVPVIPNVAYLIGGRFLHPGDSFTIPDVDVEILGLPTAAPWLKASESADYLRALTPNVAIPIHEALLAVPGFFYNLYEKLAPEETELRVVAPGGTFEA; translated from the coding sequence ATGAGGCTGACGAAGTTCGAGCACTCCTGCGTCCTCGTCGACGACGGCGCTGCCCGCATCCTCATCGACCCCGGCGGCTTCTCGCACGGCTTCGAGACGCTGACGGGTCTGACGGCGGTGCTGGTCACCCACCAGCATCCCGACCACCTCGACGTCGAGCGGCTGCCCGCGCTGCTCGCGGCCAACCCCGGCGCCACCCTGTACACCGACGGCGGCAGCGCGGCCGTCCTGGCCGAGTCGGGCATCGCCGCCACCGGCGTCCAGCCGGGCGAGCGGCTGCAGGTCGGCACCAGCGTCGACGTGTTCGGCGGCCAGCACGCGGTCATCCACCCCGACGTGCCGGTCATCCCGAACGTCGCCTACCTGATCGGCGGCCGGTTCCTGCACCCCGGCGACTCCTTCACCATCCCCGACGTCGACGTCGAGATCCTCGGCCTGCCCACCGCGGCGCCGTGGCTCAAGGCGAGCGAGTCGGCCGACTACCTGCGGGCGCTGACGCCGAACGTCGCGATCCCGATCCACGAGGCTCTGCTGGCCGTGCCGGGCTTCTTCTACAACCTGTACGAGAAGCTGGCGCCGGAAGAGACGGAGCTGCGTGTCGTGGCTCCCGGCGGCACGTTCGAGGCCTGA